Sequence from the Erythrolamprus reginae isolate rEryReg1 chromosome Z, rEryReg1.hap1, whole genome shotgun sequence genome:
CACCTGTCcatatgccaccatttgggtccttttaccctctgtgcatccaCAAAGCGTTCTGTGAatgcgcagaggataaaagaaccaaatggcggcatctgggcaggtgggtgattCTGTGATGgctgacaggcacaagcaaaccaaGAGAATTTCACCTGTTTTGGCCTTAGCAGGTGGCATCATCACAGAAGCCGtgcttagttgttgttgttgttgttattattattgttgttgttgttatttattagatttatatgccaccccctccaaagactcggggcagctagttATGTATTTTTTACAGCTCAGTGTAATCCTAACTAACTACTATGAAAGCAGGGATTAAGTAAGTCAGGGCTTAATGAACCAAGTCAACATGTAACTTTATTCTCAGGTTCACTAGAGTCAGCATCGTGCAAACAAAGTGTGATTATTAAAACTTGGTAAGACAAAAGGTCAAAACTATTCAGTCATGAAACTCACGAACTTTGACGTCAATCAGTATCCTTCTATCACTGAGCCTAAAGGGCTCTACTAATCAGTGAGTACACAAAGGAATTATGATTCTGCGTTTACTATTCTTGCTGAGGCTGGAgcgaataaataaaatgtgaaggAATATAGAAAATGATGACACACATTAGTTTGGAACAGCAGGAGGACTTCCTaatgcagggatgtcaaactcaaggcccaccagagctgcaggaagaaaaaaataaagaaaggaacaCCCAGAAATATTTCTGTTGGGTATCATACCAGAAAAATATAGTAAAGGGACTATGTGTCTAATACTATGCcgaaataagacatctcctgataataagcccaaccgGGCTTTTGagcgcatggcaataaggccaagcgcttatttcagggtttaaaaaaatataagacaaggtcaaTTATATCAGGAAAACATGGGTTCATATGTTAACTTATTTGGGggtgaggaaaatgggggggggtgtctgcctaccaggtattaatctggctaaacatccttagtctggtcagcgctttaaaaaaaaaaatatatagaatataaaacatacacacaacatacaagtgctcagtgattgttgcacaccaccaaattgggggtgtttcttatatataccattttaactcaagagcaaaacaTCTACTTACATATTACAAagcgattccaatttattccttgtagcttggtctcagattctactaaccatatatcgtcttgctttctcccatcttcccatcagttgtgtgttgtgtgcatgtttttttaaaattatgggtttttaacttcatattattagatttgtattgtacattgtttttatcactgctgtgaaccgctccgagtatacggagagaggcggcatacaaatttataaataaataaataaataaacaaacaaacaaataaaaataataataagttgttacaaatcagtttcattaaccgaaatcatccttttgtccataatctcaaattgaatatgatccaccacgtAGGGGTacctagtctggtcagcttcagcacattagatTGCTggtttggaatttatttattttatttattaattgggctTATATGCCTTATGTGGAAtgctttttatcccctgcttGGGGATAAAAAAAACAGCTTGTAAAGCACAACTGATCTTTGGAGAGAGAAGCAATGAGAAAAGGAGGCAAAGCAAGGAGATGGTTTCGCTCATTAGAGGCtggaaaaaaggcttctaaaacaCAGCTCAGAGTCtaagcagagccttctctgtggtggctccaaccctctggcaccagctccccccagagattaggattgcccccaccctccttgcctttcggaaactccttaaaacccacctctgccgtcaggcatgggggaattgaaacatctcccccttgcccatgtagtttctgtgtatgattcgactgtgtgcttgttttttatatattggggtttcttttggattttttaacctaaaactgtaatttagattgctataaatattagatttgttactatgtattgttttttaccattgctgtgagccgcaccgagtctacggagaggggcggcatataaatccaataaatctaaatctaaatctaaatctacagtcggtgtataagatgtacccaaattttcagcctccttttttggaggaggagggagttcatcttatattctgaaagatACGTTAAATATTCAAAGACTGGTTAGACTGACATGATTCCTAAAAGGGAGCAGGAGAAAGTCAACCAGACACATAGCAAAACCTCACGAAGGACAGCAACCCTCTCACTGCTCTTTTTCACTCGtgtatctaaaaaaaaaaatgagactCTGACCTTTCTGTTCTGGATGGTTTATGAGAAGATTCTGGAGGAGGAAGGCTGATTTCACCTTCAGTTTCTGTACATCACTCTGCATGGCCCTCATGAGTACAGAGAAGCCGTCAAGGCGTAAGAATTGCTGTAGGCCAGCTTCTTGGGCTCTTACTAAGCCTGGTAGCAGAAGGAAATATGACAGAAGGATGGGAATGAGCAAATGCAGACTGAAGAGTTGACTGAACAATGAAGGACCAAGATGTGGTCCACCCAGTTCCCAACCCAGCTCACATCCCATCCATTTATTTTATCCTGATAGTATAACCAAGAACAAGTAGGCTacaagggttatccggaaagtaagtgTCAGTACCCTGTATGTATCTGTATTGGGTTACAATACATATAAACTatggatgtatgtttatatgATATACCTTTAAGAGATATATCATagttggccacaagagggagccaacgGAGTTCCTGTTTGGGCGGAGCTTTTTTTCCTATTAAGTTACTTTATGTCTAGAGCTCTGTGCCGAATTTAACTGGTTTGAATTGGATATTGAGATTGTATTTGTGATTAGAAGTGTAAAGAGATTATTCTACCTtgttactgtatataatatatctATTTTGTACTGGTGTCTGTGTCTGAACAGTGCATTACTATTTCTACTCACACTATACACTGTCTTAACGTTGTTTTGTGATTATATTTTTCCTGAAACAATCTATCAGTAAGgttacaagattttttttaaaaaatgcaaagaatTAAGATATTGTAATAAAAGTTATATGGATTGTAGCATCACCATTCAGTTCAATACCTTTTGTCATCCGTGGGGCAAGTTTTTTGATGACTGTATCATAGATGTCTCCCGCCGCCCTTTTAAGCCAATTCGTCAGTTTGATTTTCACCTCCTTGCCatgagaaaaatgttttccacCAAGGGGTTCCTTTCAATTGAAATTCTGTACCAATTTTGGCACATGCTGTCTTGACATTACGTCCTCTCCACAAACTGAAACGATTTCGTGATGAATCGCAGCGGCGTTCATGCCCTTCGCATTCAGGCAGCCTGTTACAGCGCACACTTCACACTTGgcaggaaacggaatgaggacgctcatctctaaccttcacaacaccagtcgatgatctactgactactggcactgctcgttcgcttccgctggcttcccgctacacgatagtaataccaacttcccccaacattccccgtgATAGCtaagtgccttgtaaccttactttccagataacccttgtGATATCCACGAATCAGGCTCAATAACTATATCTTATAACATTCATTAAATATCAGAACAGCCATGacactatatcagtgtttcccacccttggcaacttgaagatatttggacttcaactcccagaattccccagccagcattcgctggctgaggaattctgggagttgaagtccaaatatcttcaagttgccaagggtgggaaacactgcaccataTAATTATCTGAAACCCTGGTATTCACTCCTACTCACATATCACTTTCAAGCCATACTTTATCCTGCAATCAATTTTAACATTAGAATGAGCCCCCGACgtctaatataatttccagtcGAAAGCATGATTTTCAAATGACAAATTTGGGCTCCTCAGCTGCACATTTTAAGTTTGCCTCTGGCATCTAATAATGGTTTGTTATCAAGAAAACTTCAATAGGTCAGAGTATCTTAGTATAACAGCAGCCTATCAGGGTATCTTAGTATCAAAGCATAGTATCAGGCATGAGCAAGAGGCAATTTGCAACCAACAAGAGCATTCTCATGGAATGTGTGCGGTGCTTTGATTTTTTGCTGCCTGGCTGCTTTTAACATGTcttggaaagaagaagaaaagaacagaaaatgAACTTTAAGGTAAGAAATTTTTTTACCTCCAGATGATGTTTTGAACTATAACTCCACAACCCTTTTCTGTTGTTATGATGGTCAGAACTCACAGAGTGGCAATGCAAAATGTTGTAAGGTTTGCCACACTCTGTGTACAATGATCCCAGGCTCATTAACATCCCAAGTGCTAAAAGTGATAATAACCTTAATCATATCTTAAAAAGCTGAAACAACTGGATGGTTTCCTAACTGATCAGGAAAGGGGTGTTATGGAAGCACTaaatcttcctccttttttccacTATTGCTTGCTTGGTACAGTATTTATATGcatgcctctctaggaatctcctgggaggaaacagggctagaaaaggagaagcctgtgtggggcctctctaggaatctcgtgggaggaagcagagccagaaaaggagaagcctgtgtggggcctctctaggaatctcctgggaggaaacaggaatagaaaaggagaagcctgtgtggggcctctctaggaatctcctgggaggaaacaggaccagaaaagggaaagcctgcatggggcctctctaggaatctcctgggaggaaacagggccagaaaaggagaagcctgtgtggggcctctctaggaatctcctgggaggaaacagggcctccactctccctgtagtttctccaatcgcacgccttatttgcttttacactgattcctatgggaaaaattgtttcttcttacacaCTTAAAAACCTggacacggaacaaattaagttcataagtagagataccactgtgctGGGATAAAACTCCTATAACATGTTCAGCTTGGCTCTCCGTTCACTAAGCAGCCACTGTTTCCCACTCACAAGAAATGGCAAAGAGTGCCTTGATCCGAACAGCCTCGCTGGGGTCATGATCCAGCAGCCGCAGCAGCTTCCTCATACAGCCCAGCGCCAGGGCCTGCTCTTGAACCTTGGGCACGTTCTGGGCACAGGTGCCCACCAGATGGGCAGCTCGCCATCGCAGTTCCTGCTCTTCGTGTTCCAGGTATCGGTGGGCCAACAGCCGCATGCCCTCCAGTTTGCAGAAATCTGGAAAACGATTGAAAGCagtagaggtagtcctcgacttacaaccgatCATTTAGCAACAGTTCAAATTTATGACAGTCCATCAAAATGCCCGAATACAAAGTTCTGACAAATGCCACTTCCCCATGGTCGCATGAGCACCTTTGAGTGCTCGGCAACAAGACCACATTTAGGGCCATTTGCAACATCTGGAGTTCATGTGTCCACAATTTGCATTATTTTTTGCTAGAAATGGctgttttcttcctctttctagcaaaacaaaaaaccaaaaactaCTGCAGACAATAGATTTAATTATCTCAGATTTGCTGAACAACAtagcgattcacttaaccacttgcacataaaaaaataaaataaaatcaggtcAGTCACTTAAAAGCAAACATGACTTATAGGAGTAATTCTGGGCCTCATTACAGTTATTACGTGAGGAATATCTGTAACGAAAGAAAAGACTGATATTGGCAGAATACCAGCTAACTTCCCCTGGCCTTACTCATTCTGTTGTGGCTCAAGGAGTAAGGatatgttaagatattcatgaactgagaGAGCTGTGTCAACAagattagccaatgaataggcatagcaactgagtcagccaataGGAGGTAGCcagttctgagtctgtgcagagaatcggaaacttaagcttaaggctgggtgcaGCTTCAGGTGCACCCTCTGTCCTCTTTgaactgctctgctgaaatgaagctaactcctgcttgtgtttacttgaagaaataactCTGCTAATGATAttataaattcatctgttactacgtatataaagaagtttatgaatccagctgaatcagtcatctgtatgtGCTTCTGACTttgatttttacaaaaaaatttaATAGGATACAACTGCTTTCCCAACTTGAATGACCTCCAGATATGTGGATTCACTGGTAAATAGGCTTATGCTGACAATTATAGGAATCTGTAGTTTTACTTCATGATTCTTCACTAACATATTTTGCATATTAAGGATTATACCTGCCAGTCAATGAACTGCACCCATGTGTACTGTCCTTCCCAGTGTCCTTTGAAGTCCACCCAGATTATACTGCCTCAAACTGCCCGATTGCAAAGTGcaatttcttaaaaataaaacaaaaataggcCTTTGGTTTGATTTTATATATGTAAAACCATGAAAAATCCATCCCTTTAGACATTCCTTTCCCAAATAGGTCTTCTTAATTTGCATTAGCAGCATGGTCATAATCCCTGTAGCCATAAAATCTGTGTACAAGGCTGACCAGCGACTCCTTTTTGACTGAAGCCTTGTGTTACATTTTCTCTGGAGGTTCTGatgaaacttttctttttcttggacaAGTGACCATATGGTGGCTAGAGAAAGACAAGAAGTTTATTCAGCTCAGCTGATTTTTAATTCCTTATCTTGCAATAGTTTGGCTTGGCTGCAATCATTATTTTGTCAAAGTTTCCAAAACTTTTaagaagatgtgtggacttcagctcctaaAATTCTTCATCCAGAAGTGTTgtctgggggaattctgggagttgaagtccatatgtcttaAAAGTTACCGAGGTCAGGAAACCCTCTGCTATATATGCTTCCTTTGCCTGAAATGTGAGCTGGAATCGGGAAAACAATACTGCAGCATGGGCCTCTTATGCTCAAATAACAATTTTTCACGTACACAGATAAGGTTTTACCTGCCGCGTTATCCAAGTTTTCACACAACTCTGCCAGTACATCAAGGGCATTTTCCCTTCGGTCAAGATCTGAATGCGTTTCGTCTGAACTTTCCCCACGTTCTGCTCCTGGACTTAATTCTTCCAAGATACGCAGACATTCCTTCATTTGCTCCACTTCATCCATCTGCCCACGAAATGCCTCAACCATGGCTTCCTGCAACCACTGTCTCCTCTGGGGAAGAGCAGAGCAATGAACACCGGGAAACAATCTTCTCTTTTCATGCTTAGGATGCCTTAAATGCCATATATCagaacttaccgtattttttggaatataagatgcacctctccCCTGCCCCCAAAAGAAGATGGAAatgctggtgcatcttatacaccgaatagagccatttttggcctcccgaagccctgcccccacatcccatttttgtgaaagatgGGCCCGTTTTTCGCAAAAATtgagtgcacagagggtttgggagacctgCAGTGTGCTCCTGGGACccgagggaaggcaaaaacacccaaaTTATTGCAAAAAACCAGGGGGGAAATgagctgtttttttgcaaaaaaaaaccaagggtgtttttgcctttcccagcccccaggagttctctgcagaccacccaaaccctctgcccaccccatttttgcagaaCAATGTGAATAAATGgcctggtttttttgcaaaaatgggggtatTTTTGCCTTCTTCCAGCCCTCTGGAGCTTTC
This genomic interval carries:
- the HSPBP1 gene encoding hsp70-binding protein 1 isoform X2; translation: MVEAFRGQMDEVEQMKECLRILEELSPGAERGESSDETHSDLDRRENALDVLAELCENLDNAADFCKLEGMRLLAHRYLEHEEQELRWRAAHLVGTCAQNVPKVQEQALALGCMRKLLRLLDHDPSEAVRIKALFAISCLVRAQEAGLQQFLRLDGFSVLMRAMQSDVQKLKVKSAFLLQNLLINHPEQKETLCSMGMVQQLVALVRTEHSTFHEHVLGALCSLVTDFPQGVGECQEPELALEELLKERCKLLRNQEEFQEELDFCETLLRLCFHSQPDENNMDR
- the HSPBP1 gene encoding hsp70-binding protein 1 isoform X1, whose amino-acid sequence is MAEGGTDGNQSPRQHPRNLQGLLQMAVMAGNTEPGQTAPMSDERRQWLQEAMVEAFRGQMDEVEQMKECLRILEELSPGAERGESSDETHSDLDRRENALDVLAELCENLDNAADFCKLEGMRLLAHRYLEHEEQELRWRAAHLVGTCAQNVPKVQEQALALGCMRKLLRLLDHDPSEAVRIKALFAISCLVRAQEAGLQQFLRLDGFSVLMRAMQSDVQKLKVKSAFLLQNLLINHPEQKETLCSMGMVQQLVALVRTEHSTFHEHVLGALCSLVTDFPQGVGECQEPELALEELLKERCKLLRNQEEFQEELDFCETLLRLCFHSQPDENNMDR